In Rheinheimera sp. MM224, one DNA window encodes the following:
- a CDS encoding PilZ domain-containing protein has product MPYLRQQPGRNYYRWYFYDPQQSLQTQTKGIAVKLKGLGWFGSDIGSAVVKDMSMGGAGVLAPLKDNVPDQFWVLYDKQTRVKAKVCYRKTINDKLEFLGLEWQGKDNSVRLKLLRKLRRRAFVLKQDNFRLVEVNQQQNLG; this is encoded by the coding sequence ATGCCGTATTTACGCCAACAACCAGGCCGCAATTATTATCGTTGGTATTTTTATGACCCACAGCAGTCTCTGCAAACCCAGACCAAGGGCATAGCCGTGAAATTAAAAGGTCTGGGCTGGTTTGGCAGCGACATTGGCAGCGCCGTAGTGAAAGACATGAGCATGGGCGGCGCCGGAGTGCTGGCTCCACTGAAAGACAATGTGCCGGATCAGTTTTGGGTGTTGTATGACAAACAGACCAGAGTCAAAGCCAAAGTCTGTTATCGCAAAACCATTAACGACAAGCTGGAGTTTTTAGGTCTGGAGTGGCAAGGCAAAGACAATTCAGTGCGGCTGAAGTTATTACGCAAACTCAGACGACGGGCTTTTGTATTGAAGCAGGATAACTTTCGACTGGTTGAAGTCAACCAGCAGCAGAATTTAGGGTAG
- a CDS encoding flagellar motor protein MotB, which produces MNDSVPVIIRRVSRAKASRKSNGAWKVAFADFTLAMMAFFMVLWILEVSTVKERTKVASYMRTQSILGGNSHPFDAMNSPYPVDLGGTPSPIEMAVSVHEPQQSFVAGMSAHLQIPEGKKEPSAGVGEKLNSLISGQYDSPPDLSLLAQAFQNFAEVNQAEANLVIEAMPAGLRVIIRDSENRQMFQRGQVEMTPYFEDLLLKLAPVFSRIHNRLLISGHTDGTAFNSSQYSNWELSGDRALQARQVLAAGGMPVQRVAQVSAFAETMLLNRAQPGASENRRIEILILTSKAEQQLKDMFSSDNKQNELNKASDAARQNQPVLRSSYQD; this is translated from the coding sequence ATGAACGATTCAGTTCCTGTAATCATCAGGCGCGTCAGCCGCGCCAAAGCAAGTCGTAAAAGCAACGGCGCCTGGAAAGTCGCTTTTGCTGACTTTACGCTGGCGATGATGGCGTTTTTTATGGTGTTGTGGATTTTAGAAGTCTCTACAGTCAAAGAGCGCACGAAAGTGGCGTCTTATATGCGCACTCAGTCGATTTTAGGCGGCAATAGCCATCCTTTTGATGCGATGAACAGCCCATATCCGGTGGATTTAGGCGGCACACCTTCGCCTATCGAGATGGCTGTTTCTGTGCATGAACCTCAGCAAAGTTTTGTCGCTGGTATGTCGGCACATTTACAAATACCTGAAGGTAAAAAAGAACCTTCAGCTGGGGTGGGCGAAAAACTCAATTCACTGATCAGTGGCCAATACGACTCGCCACCGGATCTAAGCTTGTTGGCTCAGGCCTTTCAGAATTTTGCAGAGGTAAATCAAGCCGAAGCCAATCTGGTGATTGAAGCTATGCCGGCAGGCTTGCGCGTTATTATCCGCGACAGTGAAAACCGCCAGATGTTTCAGCGTGGTCAGGTGGAAATGACGCCGTATTTTGAAGACTTGTTATTAAAGCTGGCGCCGGTGTTTTCGCGTATCCACAACAGGCTATTAATTTCGGGTCATACCGATGGTACCGCCTTTAATAGCAGCCAATACAGTAACTGGGAATTATCCGGTGACAGGGCCTTACAAGCGCGGCAGGTATTAGCAGCTGGTGGTATGCCAGTGCAGCGTGTGGCTCAGGTCAGTGCTTTTGCAGAAACTATGTTGCTTAACAGAGCCCAGCCAGGTGCCAGTGAAAACCGCCGTATCGAGATTCTGATCCTAACGAGCAAAGCTGAGCAGCAGTTAAAAGACATGTTCTCCAGCGACAACAAACAAAACGAGCTGAATAAGGCCTCTGATGCTGCACGTCAGAATCAGCCTGTGTTACGCAGCAGTTATCAGGATTGA
- the motA gene encoding flagellar motor stator protein MotA yields MQRLIGFLVVLAAVVGGFMMAGGNVAMLWQPAEFVIILGAGVGALIIGNSSYVLKEMLGQIKAQFVKQQDQSQLYKELLMLMYQLLETIRSKGFRELEDHVENPQTSSIFISYPAVLENPELLVFVCDNVRLLSMGKISAYDLDALLEQEIQTIEQQKLKPSTALHGIAEAMPGFGILAAVGGIIITMQHLDGPLSEIGYHVAAALVGTFIGIFACYCLFEPLSSAMEAYVKKQIGVFECVRAVLVAHAKGHVAVVATDSGRKLITEDLKPSFTEMEDWINNKAA; encoded by the coding sequence ATGCAAAGACTAATAGGTTTTCTGGTTGTGCTGGCTGCTGTAGTAGGTGGCTTTATGATGGCTGGTGGTAATGTCGCTATGCTGTGGCAACCTGCTGAGTTTGTTATTATTTTAGGTGCTGGTGTTGGCGCGTTGATCATAGGTAACAGCAGTTACGTGCTGAAAGAAATGCTGGGCCAGATCAAGGCGCAGTTTGTAAAACAGCAGGATCAAAGTCAGCTGTACAAAGAATTGCTGATGCTGATGTACCAGTTGCTGGAGACCATTCGTAGCAAAGGTTTTCGGGAACTGGAAGATCATGTCGAAAACCCGCAAACCAGCTCTATTTTTATTTCTTACCCTGCAGTGCTGGAAAACCCTGAATTGCTGGTCTTTGTTTGCGATAACGTACGTTTACTCAGTATGGGCAAAATCAGCGCTTATGATTTAGACGCTCTGCTGGAGCAGGAAATTCAGACGATAGAGCAGCAAAAGCTGAAACCCTCTACTGCTTTGCACGGTATAGCCGAAGCCATGCCTGGTTTTGGTATTTTGGCCGCAGTGGGCGGCATTATTATCACCATGCAGCATCTGGACGGCCCTTTAAGTGAAATTGGTTACCACGTGGCCGCCGCTCTGGTCGGTACTTTTATCGGTATTTTTGCCTGTTATTGCCTGTTTGAACCTTTAAGTTCGGCGATGGAAGCCTACGTTAAAAAACAAATAGGCGTTTTTGAATGTGTGCGTGCTGTGCTGGTAGCTCATGCCAAAGGTCATGTGGCTGTGGTTGCCACAGATTCTGGCAGAAAGCTTATCACTGAAGATTTGAAACCGTCTTTCACAGAAATGGAAGACTGGATCAATAACAAGGCGGCCTGA
- a CDS encoding FliA/WhiG family RNA polymerase sigma factor, which produces MLAENLWSDTETSHSSSAAVSNENSLLSHYSFLVKRAAGHLRSLLGSVVDSDDLQQIGLLGLLSALRRYGRAPDEFFEAYAFKRIRGAMLDEFRRADWRPRQLRQQAHQFRDAGRELTKTLGRVPSHDELGKHLNIDAAQLSELMYLTQAESMESLDQLLEQQQHEQLGETSLSGLELKLSLKKVMASLPERCRLLLHLYYSHELNMKEIALVLELTESRVCQLHKHAIDLLNKKLAQW; this is translated from the coding sequence ATGCTGGCAGAAAATCTCTGGTCAGATACTGAAACATCGCATTCATCCTCTGCGGCTGTCAGCAATGAAAACAGCCTGCTGAGCCACTACAGCTTTCTGGTGAAAAGAGCTGCCGGCCATCTGCGCTCGTTATTGGGTTCAGTGGTGGATTCAGACGATTTACAACAAATAGGTTTGCTTGGGTTGTTGTCGGCTTTGCGACGTTATGGCAGAGCGCCGGACGAGTTTTTTGAGGCCTACGCCTTTAAACGTATTCGTGGCGCCATGCTCGATGAGTTTCGCCGTGCCGATTGGCGGCCGCGCCAACTGCGTCAGCAAGCACACCAGTTTAGGGATGCAGGCCGGGAGTTAACCAAAACTTTAGGCAGGGTGCCGAGCCATGATGAATTAGGTAAACATCTGAATATTGATGCAGCTCAGTTATCTGAGTTGATGTACCTGACTCAGGCCGAGTCGATGGAAAGTCTGGATCAGTTATTAGAGCAGCAACAACACGAACAGTTAGGTGAAACCAGTCTGTCGGGTCTTGAGCTGAAACTATCGTTAAAAAAAGTCATGGCGTCGTTGCCGGAGCGCTGCAGATTGCTGCTGCATCTGTATTACAGCCATGAGCTGAATATGAAGGAAATTGCGCTGGTGCTGGAGCTGACTGAATCCAGAGTCTGCCAGTTACATAAGCATGCTATTGATTTACTGAATAAAAAACTGGCTCAGTGGTAA
- the fliL gene encoding flagellar basal body-associated protein FliL: MNKMVVLLGVLLVGALGTAGFYWWQADQNKTAVQEISVKPLFFPMEKFVMSVNSDPNSRYLVLELTLVTHKPDTVAALKEATPLLRNAMVEHFAKSSHLEVKLAMQQIEEVQKLLLGRFNQTLADNKFEDQLDNVLITNIFIQ, translated from the coding sequence ATGAATAAGATGGTGGTGTTACTTGGAGTTTTATTGGTTGGGGCTTTGGGCACCGCGGGCTTTTATTGGTGGCAAGCGGATCAGAACAAAACTGCTGTGCAGGAAATCAGTGTAAAACCGCTATTTTTCCCGATGGAAAAGTTCGTGATGAGCGTTAACAGTGACCCAAATTCGCGGTATTTGGTGCTTGAGCTGACGTTAGTGACTCATAAACCAGACACAGTCGCCGCATTAAAAGAAGCGACGCCTTTATTACGCAACGCTATGGTGGAGCATTTTGCCAAAAGCAGTCACCTGGAAGTGAAGCTGGCGATGCAACAAATTGAAGAAGTGCAAAAGCTGTTGCTTGGCCGTTTTAACCAGACTCTTGCAGACAACAAGTTCGAAGATCAGCTGGATAACGTGCTGATCACTAACATTTTTATTCAGTAG
- a CDS encoding flagellar hook-length control protein FliK, translating to MTMPVFALLTPVVLPQGGIGGQSALTDYSEGQQQSYSEDLAALLAGMETALSQLDNDMQQLSDGMAAELIDQGQVQSLSQSLNQSLNESSVQTMASLSLLVGSESVFTKLPALPLHSDELISAQTESSAEWLPLSLSALSSSAGAVSGQSPLPAAGLLQPQQSSALSVPLIVSQQAASDAAVQAALPQALTESQDLWSALKPSQQNTQHTAVSAGVFNLSQNSLLNTNHNKTSALYQATAMTEMLAPTGAVASAPGAAVSALPVWQADPLPAQSQHWGQRLVQMLSDKVDLQLGLNVNKAMIRLDPPSLGSIELSVQLDGDRLTVQMHSSNAQLREAMGQGLEQLRASLQQKLGADVQIELRMGSESSSQQQQQKFGQQHAQQTDSNFHSEAEMTATESSQSNRLNLVNQLV from the coding sequence ATGACAATGCCGGTATTTGCTTTGTTAACTCCGGTTGTATTGCCTCAGGGCGGCATCGGAGGCCAGTCTGCGCTGACGGATTATTCTGAAGGTCAGCAGCAGTCTTATTCAGAGGATTTAGCAGCTTTGTTGGCAGGTATGGAAACCGCACTGAGTCAGTTGGATAACGACATGCAGCAGTTATCTGATGGTATGGCAGCAGAGCTGATTGATCAGGGGCAAGTGCAAAGCCTGAGCCAAAGTCTGAACCAAAGCCTGAACGAAAGCTCAGTACAAACTATGGCCTCGCTCTCTTTATTGGTTGGATCTGAGTCTGTGTTTACCAAGCTGCCAGCCTTGCCTTTGCACAGTGACGAGTTGATAAGTGCACAAACAGAATCATCAGCAGAATGGCTTCCGCTTTCTTTATCGGCTTTATCTTCATCTGCTGGTGCTGTTTCCGGCCAGAGCCCTTTACCAGCGGCCGGACTTCTCCAACCACAGCAGTCTTCGGCTCTTTCTGTACCTTTGATAGTGTCGCAACAGGCGGCCTCTGATGCTGCAGTTCAGGCCGCATTACCACAGGCTCTGACCGAATCACAGGATCTTTGGTCTGCACTGAAGCCATCACAACAGAACACCCAACATACAGCAGTCAGTGCCGGGGTATTTAATCTCAGCCAAAACAGCCTGTTGAATACAAACCACAATAAAACCTCTGCTTTGTATCAGGCCACGGCAATGACGGAGATGCTAGCCCCAACTGGTGCTGTCGCTTCAGCTCCTGGCGCGGCAGTGTCTGCTTTGCCTGTCTGGCAAGCCGACCCATTACCGGCGCAAAGCCAGCATTGGGGGCAGCGTTTGGTGCAGATGCTGTCTGACAAAGTGGATCTGCAGCTGGGTTTAAACGTTAACAAGGCCATGATCCGGCTCGACCCACCTTCTTTGGGCAGCATTGAGTTGTCAGTGCAGTTGGATGGTGACCGCCTGACGGTACAGATGCACAGCAGCAATGCGCAGTTGCGTGAGGCTATGGGACAGGGGCTTGAGCAACTAAGAGCCAGTTTGCAGCAAAAACTAGGTGCAGATGTGCAGATTGAACTGCGCATGGGTTCAGAGAGTTCATCGCAGCAACAGCAGCAAAAATTTGGGCAACAACATGCACAGCAGACCGATTCAAATTTCCATTCAGAAGCTGAAATGACAGCAACTGAATCAAGCCAAAGCAACAGACTGAATTTAGTAAATCAACTGGTATAA
- the fliS gene encoding flagellar export chaperone FliS yields the protein MLDFAQGYQAYQNTSVNVKASGADIHSLVLMLFDGFLDELARVEGHIQAKRFDKKAAGVEKLLKILGGLDASLDQDKGGEVAANMHNLYQHCGHSILRASMKNNVAELEHVREVMTNLQEGWQGLLNKA from the coding sequence ATGTTAGATTTTGCTCAGGGCTATCAGGCCTACCAGAATACCAGCGTTAATGTAAAAGCCTCAGGGGCTGATATACATAGTCTGGTACTGATGTTATTTGATGGCTTTTTGGATGAGCTGGCCCGGGTTGAAGGTCATATTCAGGCCAAAAGATTTGATAAAAAAGCCGCTGGTGTAGAGAAGTTATTAAAAATCCTCGGTGGTCTGGATGCCTCATTGGATCAGGATAAAGGCGGCGAAGTGGCAGCCAATATGCACAATTTATATCAGCACTGTGGCCACAGTATTTTGCGCGCCAGTATGAAAAACAATGTCGCTGAGCTTGAGCATGTACGGGAAGTCATGACCAATCTGCAAGAAGGCTGGCAAGGTTTACTGAATAAGGCTTAA
- the fliD gene encoding flagellar filament capping protein FliD, which translates to MAFSSIDPAYLAQQYTQIERSGKDNVLKAQQNRFSTLLSSYKKLETSLSSMQDLLKSFTKDKELLSNTATTNLDSVLGVSVGGDAVAGDYEIFVQQIAQSHQMSMAFNSTDTLPANGQFQLTVAGESFSVDLSSLNPGSGLTDLANAINKSEDNSGVQATVVRSGAQSYLVLTSKESGAANAISMNFVPGADTSGADIGAAVAGATQLKAAQDAIVKVGAQNAITVTSASNKLEDVIAGVTIDLKKAQLGTDQPVQIKVEQDPKAVEEKLKKFVDGYNALVKQISSDSSLNSDTMARSISSQMRQSFQKLYEGSTLSSVGIEFDRNGVLSVDSKKLEKALSESPTKVEDMLVGNSGLFSGLQASLEPFTKRSGLMKDKQQTLQASLDMVTEKQKRHDYSMDQVYKRYLSQFTQMQVTMAQLESSMSQF; encoded by the coding sequence ATGGCATTCTCCAGTATAGATCCCGCCTATCTGGCTCAGCAGTACACTCAAATTGAGCGCTCTGGCAAAGATAACGTGTTAAAAGCGCAGCAGAACCGGTTCTCCACTTTGCTTTCTTCTTACAAAAAGCTGGAAACATCGCTGAGCAGTATGCAGGACCTGCTAAAAAGCTTTACCAAAGACAAAGAATTATTATCCAACACGGCCACAACTAATCTGGATTCAGTGTTAGGTGTGTCAGTGGGCGGTGATGCTGTTGCAGGCGATTATGAAATTTTTGTGCAGCAGATAGCCCAAAGTCATCAGATGTCGATGGCCTTTAACAGCACTGATACGTTACCAGCTAACGGCCAGTTTCAATTGACAGTGGCAGGCGAGTCTTTTTCCGTCGATTTATCCAGCTTAAATCCCGGCTCCGGCTTAACTGACCTTGCAAATGCGATTAACAAATCAGAAGACAACAGCGGTGTGCAAGCCACTGTAGTGCGCAGTGGCGCTCAGTCTTATCTGGTATTGACCAGCAAAGAATCAGGTGCGGCCAATGCCATCAGCATGAATTTTGTGCCTGGTGCTGATACCTCCGGCGCTGATATCGGTGCTGCCGTTGCTGGTGCTACCCAGCTAAAAGCAGCACAGGATGCGATAGTAAAAGTGGGCGCTCAAAATGCTATTACTGTGACTTCGGCCAGCAATAAACTGGAAGATGTGATAGCAGGCGTCACTATTGATCTGAAAAAAGCTCAGTTGGGCACCGATCAGCCGGTACAAATTAAAGTGGAACAAGATCCAAAAGCCGTGGAAGAAAAACTGAAAAAGTTTGTCGACGGTTACAATGCTCTGGTCAAACAAATCAGTTCAGACTCCAGTTTAAACTCAGACACTATGGCGCGTAGCATCAGCAGCCAGATGCGTCAGTCTTTTCAAAAACTTTATGAAGGCAGCACTTTAAGTAGCGTTGGCATTGAGTTTGACCGGAATGGCGTTTTATCAGTCGATAGTAAAAAGCTGGAAAAAGCCTTGTCGGAGAGCCCAACCAAAGTTGAAGATATGTTGGTAGGTAATTCAGGGTTATTCAGCGGTTTACAAGCCTCGTTAGAGCCTTTTACTAAGCGATCAGGCCTGATGAAAGATAAACAACAAACTTTACAAGCCAGTCTGGATATGGTGACTGAAAAACAAAAGCGGCATGATTATTCCATGGATCAGGTGTACAAACGCTATTTGTCTCAGTTCACTCAAATGCAGGTGACTATGGCGCAGCTGGAAAGCTCAATGTCGCAGTTTTAA
- a CDS encoding flagellin, which produces MALSIQSNAAATTIRNQLNRTNDGLSVALERLGTGFRINSAKDDAAGLQIASRLSAQLVGQETAISNANNANSMLQTAEGAFDEMTNIVFRMKELATQGANGTNSATEYTALGGEYTALAAELTNILGNTSFGSGTNLLGAGGKFSAAVTFQIGASTAETLAVDITAELTALTTAVGTPGALTDQATSSAAITTLDGLLTNVGAARSKLGASMNRLDHTINNLSNMTENTGTARDQLMDADFAKETSNMTKQQLLLNSGISVLSTANSTTQMVSQLLR; this is translated from the coding sequence ATGGCTTTATCAATTCAATCAAACGCAGCTGCAACCACAATCCGTAACCAGTTAAACCGTACTAACGATGGTTTGTCTGTAGCTTTAGAACGTTTAGGTACAGGTTTCCGTATCAACTCAGCAAAAGACGATGCTGCTGGTTTACAAATTGCCAGCCGTCTGAGTGCACAGTTAGTGGGGCAGGAAACTGCCATTAGCAACGCCAACAACGCCAACTCTATGCTGCAAACAGCTGAAGGCGCTTTTGATGAGATGACCAACATTGTCTTTCGTATGAAAGAATTGGCGACTCAGGGCGCCAACGGTACTAACTCTGCAACTGAATACACTGCATTAGGTGGTGAATACACTGCTCTGGCTGCTGAATTAACTAACATTCTGGGCAACACCTCTTTCGGTTCAGGTACTAACCTGTTAGGTGCTGGTGGCAAGTTCTCTGCTGCTGTTACGTTCCAGATCGGCGCATCAACTGCAGAAACTTTAGCTGTAGACATTACTGCAGAACTGACTGCTTTAACTACTGCTGTTGGTACTCCAGGCGCTTTAACTGACCAGGCAACTTCTTCTGCTGCTATCACTACATTAGATGGTTTACTGACTAACGTTGGTGCTGCCCGTTCTAAGCTGGGTGCCAGCATGAACCGTCTGGATCACACCATCAACAACTTGTCTAACATGACTGAAAACACTGGCACTGCCCGTGACCAGCTGATGGATGCTGATTTCGCAAAAGAAACTTCTAACATGACTAAACAGCAACTGTTACTGAACTCAGGTATTTCTGTACTGAGCACAGCCAACAGTACCACTCAGATGGTAAGCCAGCTGTTACGTTAA
- the flgL gene encoding flagellar hook-associated protein FlgL, whose product MRISSSQYHDTAIRNIQTSSQKYSQLSVQMATNQRITKPSDDPLGSVLVLRLDSELTSLEQYGKNMELVTYTLSQQETQLSSINNLLLSVQSLVTAAADASYGEDELKAMANELAVLMPGIADLLNAKDGDGNYLFAGSEIDQQPFVKDATGQYIYQGDALVRKVAVSSNTLVDANIVGSDLAPGATFLNDLQDYVALMQTPPTGGAGNESRAMLDKLSTVLGDTTAAITKIGGIVSSLESLEFTNTDIALFTENLRDDLTAVHYPSAYIEMNNALASYESTLKVYSSVSQLSLFNKI is encoded by the coding sequence ATGCGTATAAGCAGCAGCCAGTACCATGACACAGCGATACGGAACATTCAGACCAGCAGTCAGAAATACAGCCAGCTGTCGGTGCAGATGGCAACCAATCAGCGTATCACCAAACCTTCGGACGACCCGCTGGGCAGCGTATTGGTGTTACGGCTGGATTCTGAGCTGACCTCGCTGGAGCAATACGGTAAAAATATGGAACTGGTGACTTATACCTTAAGTCAGCAGGAAACTCAGTTAAGCAGCATTAATAACTTACTGTTGTCCGTTCAGTCTTTAGTCACAGCCGCAGCAGATGCGTCTTATGGTGAAGACGAGCTTAAAGCCATGGCCAACGAACTGGCGGTTTTAATGCCGGGTATCGCAGATTTATTAAATGCCAAAGACGGCGATGGCAACTATCTTTTTGCGGGTAGTGAAATTGATCAGCAGCCTTTTGTGAAAGATGCCACTGGCCAATACATTTATCAGGGCGATGCCTTGGTGCGTAAAGTTGCGGTGTCATCCAATACCCTGGTTGATGCCAACATAGTCGGCAGCGATTTAGCACCAGGTGCGACTTTCCTGAATGATTTACAGGATTATGTGGCTTTGATGCAGACTCCTCCTACTGGTGGCGCTGGAAATGAGTCGCGGGCTATGCTGGACAAGCTGAGCACTGTACTGGGCGATACCACAGCTGCTATCACTAAAATAGGTGGCATTGTCAGTTCACTCGAGTCGCTGGAATTTACCAATACCGACATCGCTTTGTTTACTGAAAACCTGCGGGATGACTTAACAGCTGTGCATTACCCTTCCGCTTATATTGAGATGAACAATGCGTTGGCGTCTTATGAATCTACCTTAAAAGTGTACAGTTCAGTGTCACAGCTGAGCTTGTTTAATAAAATTTAA
- the flgK gene encoding flagellar hook-associated protein FlgK has product MSMLSNGVSGLNAANAGLHAVSQNVSNAAVKGYSRQTVVLQTNDGQLNGVKVTKFERVVDNFLNADIWRTQSDLNYYESYQDYLGYLEEVLGTDSLNLNDAVADLNAAFNAALSAPESPAYRQQVISSANAMVQDLQQLDGALTGQVRKLEFELDAVTENVNSVLQELADLNQSISKEVALGRDASTLLDTREQAINRLSAYMQVEVMQEDNGSMTISALNGAPLVMSGKAAVLSVAGTEVTSTFNTQQFSISGSAGGSLGGLLRVKSEVLDPARTELNNLVTNIATRVNDALAEGFDLNGNVGQPLFTFNPADPLGSILLNPDLTQDELAFRGRVDDGMGGWIPAGGKGDNSNLVNVIDSMKGVATGYDGLIGKLAIQSKQVQASVKTSQVLNDKAVASRESISGVNRDEEAANLLYYQQLYDANAKVISTAGQMFDTLMMMF; this is encoded by the coding sequence ATGAGTATGTTATCGAATGGAGTCTCAGGACTTAACGCCGCCAATGCCGGATTACATGCCGTCAGCCAGAACGTATCAAACGCTGCGGTAAAAGGTTATAGCCGCCAGACTGTGGTACTGCAAACCAATGATGGTCAGCTGAACGGAGTGAAAGTCACCAAGTTTGAACGAGTGGTGGATAACTTTCTGAATGCTGATATCTGGCGGACTCAGTCCGACTTAAATTATTACGAAAGTTATCAGGATTATCTGGGTTATCTGGAAGAAGTATTAGGTACTGATTCATTAAACCTGAATGATGCTGTGGCTGATTTGAACGCAGCTTTTAACGCCGCTTTATCTGCACCTGAATCACCGGCTTATCGTCAGCAGGTGATTTCTTCTGCTAATGCGATGGTGCAGGATCTGCAGCAACTGGACGGTGCTTTAACAGGTCAGGTGCGTAAACTTGAATTCGAACTGGACGCTGTGACTGAAAACGTCAATTCAGTGCTGCAGGAATTGGCGGATTTAAATCAGAGTATCAGCAAAGAAGTGGCTTTGGGTCGGGATGCGTCCACTTTGTTGGATACACGCGAACAGGCGATTAACAGATTATCTGCTTATATGCAGGTTGAAGTCATGCAGGAAGATAATGGCAGCATGACTATTTCCGCATTAAATGGTGCACCGCTGGTGATGTCTGGCAAGGCAGCTGTTTTGTCTGTGGCTGGCACTGAAGTGACCTCAACTTTTAATACTCAGCAGTTTTCGATTTCAGGGTCGGCCGGGGGTAGTTTGGGTGGCTTGTTGCGGGTTAAATCTGAAGTACTGGACCCGGCCCGCACTGAATTAAATAACTTAGTCACCAATATTGCCACTCGGGTCAATGATGCGCTGGCAGAAGGTTTTGATTTAAATGGCAACGTGGGTCAGCCGTTATTCACTTTTAATCCGGCTGATCCATTAGGTTCTATTTTGCTGAATCCGGATTTGACGCAGGACGAGCTTGCTTTCCGTGGCCGGGTTGATGATGGCATGGGGGGCTGGATCCCGGCTGGTGGTAAAGGTGATAACAGCAATCTGGTGAATGTCATCGACTCGATGAAAGGTGTAGCTACAGGTTATGACGGCCTGATCGGTAAGCTGGCTATTCAGAGTAAACAGGTGCAGGCCAGTGTCAAAACCTCACAAGTACTGAATGATAAAGCAGTGGCCTCTCGTGAAAGTATCAGTGGTGTTAATCGTGATGAAGAAGCGGCCAATTTACTGTATTACCAGCAGTTGTATGACGCCAATGCCAAGGTTATTAGTACAGCCGGGCAAATGTTTGACACCCTGATGATGATGTTCTGA
- a CDS encoding rod-binding protein codes for MMKIDAMSQNLAFDPQFSQQISKNQSESESLQQVAEQFETLFLQMVLKNMRSASDALTGDEGMFSSDQQVMFRDMYDSQMAQSMASNSKTGLAEHIVQQFSPATENSENKFKPEAKAVAESMYQDYGAAALTQPLQVPVRQSEPTE; via the coding sequence ATGATGAAAATAGATGCGATGAGCCAGAACCTGGCCTTTGACCCCCAATTTAGCCAACAGATCAGTAAAAACCAGTCGGAGAGCGAGTCTTTGCAGCAGGTAGCAGAACAGTTTGAGACCTTATTTTTGCAAATGGTGCTGAAAAATATGCGTTCTGCCAGCGATGCGCTGACCGGCGATGAAGGCATGTTCAGCAGCGATCAGCAAGTGATGTTCCGTGATATGTACGACAGTCAGATGGCTCAGTCTATGGCCAGCAACAGCAAAACCGGTTTGGCTGAGCACATAGTGCAGCAATTTTCGCCTGCAACGGAAAATTCTGAAAATAAATTTAAGCCAGAGGCCAAAGCTGTCGCTGAGTCTATGTATCAGGATTATGGTGCCGCGGCTTTAACTCAACCGCTCCAGGTACCAGTACGTCAGAGTGAGCCTACTGAATGA